In the genome of Cryptomeria japonica chromosome 8, Sugi_1.0, whole genome shotgun sequence, one region contains:
- the LOC131030597 gene encoding uncharacterized protein LOC131030597, translating into MAAPTKFIIREFSESVSCFGVETLVSLQCSRRQANFMEITDQRLKRILLSEDDLVILAVKMTLGRSHLERKEYYRDNTQISSRFVASLLDVQVQNGEVRDLARSLFRLELLGGLGKVLGYAVLGVGIPRPGDLASVLEDEETLTFCPFLLDLKGPALLRHRQFPGMAHSFLKWKFLIDQSVELEKEEEFREFRILYPEWMASFARQLRGSQP; encoded by the coding sequence ATGGCGGCTCCTACTAAATTCATCATTAGAGAATTCTCAGAATCTGTTTCCTGCTTTGGGGTCGAGACTCTGGTGTCTCTACAATGTTCCCGGAGACAAGCCAACTTCATGGAGATTACGGACCAAAGACTGAAAAGAATTCTTCTTTCGGAAGACGATTTAGTAATCTTAGCGGTGAAAATGACTTTGGGTAGAAGCCACCTGGAAAGGAAGGAATACTACAGGGACAACACCCAAATCTCTTCCAGATTTGTGGCGTCCCTCCTGGATGTCCAAGTGCAAAATGGTGAGGTAAGAGATCTAGCTAGGAGTCTTTTTCGCCTGGAACTtttgggtggattgggaaaggtcttGGGCTATGCAGTCTTGGGGGTTGGTATTCCCAGGCCGGGAGATCTCGCCTCCGTCTTAGAGGATGAAGAAACTCTTACTTTTTGCCCTTTCCTCTTAGACCTCAAGGGTCCGGCTTTGTTGAGACATAGACAGTTTCCTGGCATGGCGCACTCTTTCTTGAAGTGGAAATTCTTAATTGACCAGAGTGTAGAGCTGGAGAAAGAAGAGGAATTCAGAGAATTCAGAATTCTCTATCCTGAATGGATGGCTTCATTCGCAAGACAACTTAGAGGCTCCCAGCCATAA